ATGCGCGAGTCATCGCTGGCGACTGCGATCTCCGGTCTGGTGCTCGACGCTCCGGTGCTCGATGTCGCGATGGTCGTCGACCGCCTCGCGGCGGACGACCGGGCACCGCGTCTCCTCGTCGGCTGGGCGCGCGCGGTCGCCACGTTCCGGTTCGGCATCGACTGGGGTGCCCTCGACCAACTCGAGTTCGCTCAGGACATCACAGTCCCGGTGCTCGTGTTCCATGGCGTGGACGATGAGGAAGCGCCCATCGAAGCGAGCCGGCAGTTCGCCGAGGTCCTGGGGGACCTGGCCCGCCTGGTCGAGGTGCCCGGCGCCGGCCACGGTGAGGCGTGGAATGTGGACCCAGAGGCTTATGAAGGCACGCTGAGTCGATTCCTCGAGCAAGTGTCACAGGCGACCGGCGCCGACGACGCGCCATGAGACCGATCCGCGTGGCCGTGGAGGTACCCCTCCCGCCGGAGACGGTATGGGCGGAACTGGAGCGCCTCGAAGACCATCCTCGGTGGATGGCCGATGCAATCGCCGTCGAGTTCGAGGACGAGCGCCGTCGCGGCGTCGGAACCCGCATTCGGGTCGCCACCAGGATCGGACCGCTGCGCACCACCGATGTGATGGAGTTCACCGAGTGGGATAGCCCGGTGGCGATGGGCGTCACTCACCAGGGACTCTTCAAGGGGACCGGCCGGTTCAGCCTCGAACCCATCGACCGGGGCACCCGATTCACCTGGACCGAGACCGTCCGGTTTCCCTGGTTCCTCGGTGGGCCGATCGGAGCATGGGCCGCCCGACCCGTCCTGACACGGGTCTGGAGAGGCAATCTCCGCAGGCTGCAGTCCCGGCTCACCGACCCTTGAAAGTCGGAGGCCGCTTTTCGAGAAAGGCTGCCACCCCCTCCCGTGCATCCTCGGTCTCGAACGCCTTGCGGAAGCCGGCTGCCTCGATAGCGAGACCGTCGCCGAGGCGCATCGAGAACCCGTCGTCGATCACGTCCTTCGCGATCGCCATCGCCACCGTGGCTCCTGCCGCCAACTCGTCGGCCAGCGCCCGCGCCGCGGCGTCGAGCTCCTCTTCCGGCACCACTCGATCGGCCAGTCCCCACGCCAGGGCGGTGGGGGCATCGATCATCCGCCCGGTCAACACCAGGTCTTTGGCCCGGCCGACCCCCACCAGGCGGGTGAGGCGCTGGGTGCCGCCGGCGCCGGGGATCACCCCGAGCTTGATCTCCGGCTGTCCAACCCTCGCGCCCTCGGACAGCACGCGAAGGTCGCACGCCATCGCCAACTCGAGACCGCCACCCAGGGCGAACCCGCGGACTGCAGCGATCACTGGCTTGGGAAGCGCGGCGAGGGTGTTGAGGGCCTGCCCCAGTTCGACACCGAGACTCGCTCCACTACCGCCTGAGTCCATCGCCGCCTTGAACTCGGCGATGTCGGCCCCTGCGGCGAAGTGGGGGGAACCGGTGACGACCACCGCCCGCACGGCCCCCGCGGATGATCGATCGATTGCCGCCTCCAGATCGGCGACCAATTGCCCTGACAGAGCATTCACCGGAGGACGGTCGAGGGTGATGACCGCGACTGCGCCGTCCGCCTGGTAGCGAACCAATGACATCTGCTTCTCCCGATCGGGTGCGGTGATTGTGACCGCTGCAAGGTCGGATGTCAGATGTCCGCCCGGTCCCGAGCCGATGCTCAGGCGCCATCCGCCAGTCTCCGGGCGGCGGTCCAAGGATCGAGATCACCCGCCACCACAGCACTCGTCACCTCGCCCCCCTTCGCGGCGAGGTCGATAGCCCGGTCCCTGAGGAACTCCACTAGAGCCGTCTCGAGTTCGACGCGACGGCGGCGGCCCCGGTCGGCATCAAGGCCCTCCGACCCGAGATGCTCGCGGTGGGCGGCGACGGCCGCCCACACCTGGTCGACACCCGCGCCGGTCGTGCCCACGGTCTGGATGATCGGTGGATCCCACCCCGTCGCCTCGCCGAGCGCCAGCATCGCCCGCAACTCGGAGGCCGCGTCCTGCGCCCCGGGCCGATCTGCCTTGTTCACGACGAACACGTCGCCGATCTCGAGGATCCCTGCCTTGGCCGCCTGGATGCCGTCACCCCATCCCGAGGTGACCACCACGATCACGGTGTCCGCCGCGGCGGCGATCTCGACCTCGTCCTGGCCGACGCCGACGGTCTCGACGACCACCCAGGGAAATTGCGCGACCTCCAATGCGAGCAGTGCTTTGGGGGCGGCAGCCGACAAGCCGCCGAGGTGCCCTCGAGTGGCCATCGATCGGATGTAGACCCCCTGATCGAGGATGTGGTCCTGCATCCGAACCCGATCGCCGAGGACAGCTCCACCCGAGAAAGGACTGGTGGGGTCGACTGCCAATACGGCGATCTCGTCTCCTCCCGCCCGGGCCAGGCGGATCAGACCATCCGTGAGGGTGGATTTCCCCGACCCCGGGGCTCCGGTGATCCCGATCCGATGCGACGGCATTGCCGCCGCGAACGCGATCGGGAGAATCGCGTCGTAGCCCGCCCGCCGATCCTCCAGAATCGAGATCAGGCGGGCCAGGGCCCGACGATCCCCAGCCGCGACGGCGTCGACGAGCGCGGCCGGGGTCGGAAGAGCGGGCACGGGGGGAGAGTACCGCCCCGGCCCCGGCCCCAGCCTCAGCCCCGGCCAGACGGAGCGGCCATCCGCCTTCCGCCCTCCGCAGGAAGAAGCCAGGCCTTTCGTCGCGGACTGTGGGCTATGGACTGGGGGCTCTACGCATTACCCTCGCTCTCCGTGGGAATGTTCATTCCCGCTTTCCGTTGAAGTGAAGGCATGACTGAAGACACCACCGCAGTTGTAGAAGAGACCTCGGGGAAGGTCGATCTCGACGCGCTCCAAGAGACGCTCGAGTACATCCGTCCCGCCCTCCAGGCGGACGGCGGTGACCTGATCCTCCTCGGTGTGGACGGCGGCACCGTCAACCTTCAGATGGTCGGCGCCTGCGGCGGTTGCCCGATGTCCACGATGACCCTCACCGCCGGCATCGAGCGGATCCTCCGCGACCGAGTGCCGGGAGTGATGGAAGTCATCGCGATTTAGCGTCGGGCTTCGCCCGCCGCTCACCCAGCCCCAGCCCGGCCCAGCAAGAGGGTTCGGCCGCGCTCTGGCTGGAGCCGTAGCCGTAGCCCGATCGATCTGGCTATCGGCTACGCCTCTCAGCCGACCTCTCTGACTATCTTCGCGCCAAGCGATCTGAGGTTCCCGGCGAAGTCGGAGTATCCACGGTCGATGTGATGGGCGTCGGTGACCGTCGTGTAGCCCTCGGCGCGGAGACCGGCGAGCACCAGCGCGGCGCCTGCCCGAATGTCGCACGCGTCCACCGGGCATCCTGACAGCGCGGCGACCCCACGGGCGATCACGTGCTGACCTTCGAGTTGGATGTCCGCCCCCATCCGGTTGAGCTCACCGACGTAACGGAACCGCGCCGCGTAGATGTTCTCGGTGATCACCGAGGTGCCGCCGGCCAGCGACAGCAGCGCAACCATCTGCGGATGCATGTCGGTGTGGAAGCCGGGGTACGGCAGGGTGACGAAATCGACCGGTTTCGGTCGTTCAGGCCCGCGCAGGGTGACGAAGTCCTTGCCGAGTTCGTACTCACAACCCGCGGCGCCCAACTTGCGCAACTCCATTCGCAGATGATCGGGCACACAAGCCGTCACGGTGACCTCCCCACCCGTGATCGCACCGGCGATCAAGTAGGTGCCGGCTTCGAGCCGGTCAGGCACGGCACGGTGCTCGGCCGGGTCGAGCGAGCCGACGCCTTCGATCTCGATGGTCGAGGTGCCTGCCCCCCGGATGCGGGCACCCATCTTCGCCAGGAACTCGGCGAGGTCCTGGATCTCGGGCTCACGGGCGGCATTACCGATCGTCGTCGTACCCCGGGCCATCACCCCGGCCAGCAACACGTTCTCGGTGGCTCCGACGCTCGGAAACTCGAGGTAGACCTCCGCGCCGTGAAGACCATCTGGTGCGGTCGCGTGCAGGACCCCATGCACCAGCTCGAAGGATGCACCCATGGCTTCGAGTCCATCGAGATGCATGTCGATGGGTCGCGAGCCGAAGTCGTCACCGCCAGGTAGGGCCACCCGGGCCTCTCCGCATCGGGCGAGAAGCGCGCCGAGCACCAGAATCGATGCCCGCATCCGCCGCACCAGGTCGATCGGCGCCTCGGGGTTGAGCAGTTCGGGAACGTCGACGAAGACCGTCGAGCCCTCGAACCGGGTGGATGCCCCGATGTGCTGGACGACATCGCACATCAGCCGAACATCGAGGATGGCGGGGACGTTGTCGATGCGGTGGCTGCCCGGTGCCAGCAAGGTGGCGACCAGGTGCTTGAGAACCGCGTTCTTGGCGCCGAGCACCTCCACGGAACCCTCGAGGCGAGCGCCCCCGGCAACGACGAGTTGATCCACGGCGGCGATTCTACGGAGGGCGCGAAGTTGGGCGTCGGCGGACGCCCTGTCACTAGCCTGCCGCCATGCGCATCGCCATCGCCGCCGACCACGCCGGGTACGAACTGAAGGAGCACCTGGCGCGACTGGTCGCCGACGCGGGCCACGCAGTCACCGATCTCGGCACCCATTCGCCCGACCCCGTCGACTACCCCGACTACGCCGCGGCCGTGGGTCGGGCCGTGGTGTCGGGTCGGGTAGACCGCGGCATCGTGGTGTGCGGATCGGGTGCGGGGGCAGCCATCGTGGCGAACAAGATCCCCGGCATTCGGGCCGCCGTCGCCCACGACACCTACACCGCTCACCAGAGCGTCGAGCACGACGACGTGAACGTGCTCGCCCTCGGCAGCCGCGTGGTCGGCGAGAGCCTCGCCGAGGAGCTGGTCAAAGCGTTCCTCGAATCGCGCTTCAGCGGCGCCGAACGCCATGTACGAAGGGTGGCGAAGATCACCGCCCTCGAAGATCAAGAGTCAAGAATCAAGAGCCAAGACTCTTGACTCTTGACTCTTGGCTCCCTTGATACCCTCCCCCCGTGACCGTTCCCCGGTATTACAACCGCGAGTTGAGCCTGCTCGACTTTCAGGATCGGGTGCTGGCACTGGCCGAGGACCCGAACCTTCCGATTCTCGAGCGGGTTCGGTTCGTTTCGATCGTCGCCGGCAATCTCGACGAGTTCTTCCAGGTGCGAGTCGCCGGGCTCCGTGAGCAGGTTTCCACAGGAGTCGAGGCGGGTCCCGACTCCGCGAAGCCGCAGGAGCAGCTCGACGCGATCCGCCCCAGAGTCGTATCGCTCGACACCCGATCAGAGCGACTTCTCGCCAATGAGCTGATCCCCGCCCTCGCCGACCACGGCATCCTCATCGTGGGTTGGGGCGATCTCAAGAAGAAGCATCGCAAGGAACTGATCTCGATGTACGAACGCGAGATCTACCCGATGCTCACCCCACTGGCCGTCGACCCGCAGCATCCTTTTCCCTATATCTCCAACCTCTCGCTGAATCTCGCGGTCACGGTGCGCGACCCCGCGACCGGGCAAGACCACTTCGCCCGGGTCAAAGTCCCGCCACTACTCCCCCGCCTCGTGTCGGTGCAGGGAGGGACGATCCTGGTTCCGGTCGAACAGTTGCTGGCGTCGCAACTCGACACCCTCTTCCCTGGCCAGGAGGTCATTGGCAGCCATCCCTTCCGCGTCACCCGGAGCGCAGATCAGGCAATCGAGGAGGGAGAAGCCGAAGACCTGCTCGAAGCGATGGAGGAACTGCTCCAAACCCGCCACCGGTTCAGTCGCCTGGTGCGCCTCGTGGTCGACAGAACGATGCCCGACGACATGCTCGATCTGCTGATGAGCGAGATGAGGATCGAACCATCCGAGGTGTACATCAACCACGGGTTGCTCGCCCTGGCCGGGTTTTCGACGGTGAGCGGACTCGATCACCCCGACCTCAAGCCAGCAGTATGGGCTCCGACCACCCAGCCGATCCTGTCGAAACTCGGGCCAGGCGACAGCGTCATCGATCGGTTGGCCGAACGAGACGTGCTGGTGCACCTTCCCTACGAGGCGTTCGGAACCTCGGTTGGGGCATTCATCGCGGCCGCTTCGCGCGATCCGAACGTCGTGGCGATCAAGCAGACGCTCTACCGGACCTCTGACCCGGAAGACCCGGCCCTGGGAGGTGAGCAGTCGATCGTCAAGTCGCTCATCGCTGCCGCCCGGCGCGGCAAGCAGGTGGTGGTGCTGGTCGAACTGAAGGC
This genomic window from Acidimicrobiia bacterium contains:
- a CDS encoding SRPBCC family protein translates to MRPIRVAVEVPLPPETVWAELERLEDHPRWMADAIAVEFEDERRRGVGTRIRVATRIGPLRTTDVMEFTEWDSPVAMGVTHQGLFKGTGRFSLEPIDRGTRFTWTETVRFPWFLGGPIGAWAARPVLTRVWRGNLRRLQSRLTDP
- a CDS encoding enoyl-CoA hydratase-related protein; its protein translation is MSLVRYQADGAVAVITLDRPPVNALSGQLVADLEAAIDRSSAGAVRAVVVTGSPHFAAGADIAEFKAAMDSGGSGASLGVELGQALNTLAALPKPVIAAVRGFALGGGLELAMACDLRVLSEGARVGQPEIKLGVIPGAGGTQRLTRLVGVGRAKDLVLTGRMIDAPTALAWGLADRVVPEEELDAAARALADELAAGATVAMAIAKDVIDDGFSMRLGDGLAIEAAGFRKAFETEDAREGVAAFLEKRPPTFKGR
- the meaB gene encoding methylmalonyl Co-A mutase-associated GTPase MeaB, with protein sequence MPALPTPAALVDAVAAGDRRALARLISILEDRRAGYDAILPIAFAAAMPSHRIGITGAPGSGKSTLTDGLIRLARAGGDEIAVLAVDPTSPFSGGAVLGDRVRMQDHILDQGVYIRSMATRGHLGGLSAAAPKALLALEVAQFPWVVVETVGVGQDEVEIAAAADTVIVVVTSGWGDGIQAAKAGILEIGDVFVVNKADRPGAQDAASELRAMLALGEATGWDPPIIQTVGTTGAGVDQVWAAVAAHREHLGSEGLDADRGRRRRVELETALVEFLRDRAIDLAAKGGEVTSAVVAGDLDPWTAARRLADGA
- a CDS encoding NifU family protein, with translation MTEDTTAVVEETSGKVDLDALQETLEYIRPALQADGGDLILLGVDGGTVNLQMVGACGGCPMSTMTLTAGIERILRDRVPGVMEVIAI
- the murA gene encoding UDP-N-acetylglucosamine 1-carboxyvinyltransferase; the protein is MDQLVVAGGARLEGSVEVLGAKNAVLKHLVATLLAPGSHRIDNVPAILDVRLMCDVVQHIGASTRFEGSTVFVDVPELLNPEAPIDLVRRMRASILVLGALLARCGEARVALPGGDDFGSRPIDMHLDGLEAMGASFELVHGVLHATAPDGLHGAEVYLEFPSVGATENVLLAGVMARGTTTIGNAAREPEIQDLAEFLAKMGARIRGAGTSTIEIEGVGSLDPAEHRAVPDRLEAGTYLIAGAITGGEVTVTACVPDHLRMELRKLGAAGCEYELGKDFVTLRGPERPKPVDFVTLPYPGFHTDMHPQMVALLSLAGGTSVITENIYAARFRYVGELNRMGADIQLEGQHVIARGVAALSGCPVDACDIRAGAALVLAGLRAEGYTTVTDAHHIDRGYSDFAGNLRSLGAKIVREVG
- the rpiB gene encoding ribose 5-phosphate isomerase B; protein product: MRIAIAADHAGYELKEHLARLVADAGHAVTDLGTHSPDPVDYPDYAAAVGRAVVSGRVDRGIVVCGSGAGAAIVANKIPGIRAAVAHDTYTAHQSVEHDDVNVLALGSRVVGESLAEELVKAFLESRFSGAERHVRRVAKITALEDQESRIKSQDS